In one window of Erythrolamprus reginae isolate rEryReg1 chromosome 1, rEryReg1.hap1, whole genome shotgun sequence DNA:
- the RPS12 gene encoding small ribosomal subunit protein eS12, with the protein MTEEGITAGGIMDVNTALQEVLKTALIHDGLARGIREAAKALDKRQAHLCVLASNCDEPMYVKLVEALCAEHQINLIKVDDNKKLGEWVGLCKIDREGKPRKVVGCSCVVVKDYGKESQAKDVIEEYFKCKK; encoded by the exons ATGACCGAGGAAGG CATAACTGCTGGAGGCATAATGGATGTCAACACCGCCCTTCAAGAAGTACTGAAAACGGCACTTATCCATGATGGATTAGCTCGTGGAATTCGTGAAGCTGCCAAAGCCTTGGACAA GCGTCAAGCCCATCTTTGCGTTCTTGCATCCAATTGTGATGAACCTATGTATGTAAAGCTGGTTGAAGCTCTTTGTGCTGAACATCAAATCAATCTGATAAAG GTTGACGATAACAAGAAGCTTGGTGAGTGGGTAGGTCTCTGCAAGATCGACAGAGAAGGAAAACCTCGTAAAGTTGTGGGCTGCAGTTGTGTGGTTGTTAAA GATTATGGCAAAGAATCTCAGGCCAAAGATGTCATTGAAGAATACTTCAAGTGCAAGAAATGA